Proteins encoded in a region of the Buteo buteo chromosome 11, bButBut1.hap1.1, whole genome shotgun sequence genome:
- the ZNF507 gene encoding zinc finger protein 507 isoform X3, which produces MYRSYTFDNFHQLQASQINTSEGIMEEGSSVAVLMPNVGEQEAVLISETVIGPTLQNSEDQRKCKTDPLIHVIQKLSKIVESEKSQRCLLIGKKRPHPNASAQSFDADDLCEIPAKAIELSVIATKKTEELQADYFVTECLPQSKKKVTCYQCSLCKFLSPSLLTLQEHIKEHGQKNEVILMCSECHFASKSQEELESHFQNYHENDGKNSIQTKVQQCVNVASSFLQGPVEGSVKSGTDQTGNLECKDITQSTHMPEMGRRKWYTYEQYGMYRCLICRYTCGQQRMLKTHAWKHAGEVDCSYPIFEEENETTSLSETVVTHPPHSMDTVVLSLENNELDIHSEPSLQLQICNSEQLSCKSPVGTNVKEEEMLNQSVVHSPTTEVLEETVSDTEQDNMITDSLLSSAQKIINCSPNKKGHVNVIVERLPGAEESVLQKPFLINTDIETEKKLISEESHVTCEEHDEVYRSDEIQEVIIGWNNTEKKDNELSSNKNVTTDENVPPARRRTNSESLRLHSLAAEALVTMPIRAAELTRSSFRTLAGEGAVDAGAGQGEADGPCVAHSKVVSSLKNPSEEFSGLNQSECAIVEIQKERPELSEAPIKMGISMSLLTVIEKLKERTDQNASDDDILKELQDNAQCQNANDANIPGSNLVEYIPNVDRPYRCRLCHYSSGNKGYIKQHLRVHRQRQPYQCPICEHIADNSKDLESHMINHCKTRMYQCKQCEESFHYKSQLRNHEREQHSLPDIFSTATSNKLIVSNEVDEREGNKSSVQKLYRCDVCDYTSTTYVGVRNHRRIHNSDKPYRCSLCGYVCSHPPSLKSHMWKHASDQNYNYEQVNKAINDAISQSSRFQGQLPDKTLLEGTDESTVPTLGSSDNLVSFTESINQTTKELSGSDENEKPNLMNTSCSLEKNSTLPHLGTEYCVLLFCCCICGFESTNKENLLDHMKEHEGEIINIILNKDHSTTQITN; this is translated from the exons ATGTACCGTAGTTACACATTTGATAACTTTCATCAGCTACAAGCATCCCAAATCAATACATCTGAAG GTAttatggaagaaggaagcaGTGTTGCAGTATTGATGCCAAATGTTGGGGAACAGGAGGCTGTGCTGATTTCTGAAACAGTCATCGGCCCAACACTGCAGAACAGTGAAGatcagagaaaatgtaaaactgaTCCACTAATCCATGTTATCCAGAAACTAAGCAAAATAGTTGAAAGTGAGAAGTCACAAAGATGCCTTTTAATAGGTAAAAAACGTCCCCATCCTAATGCTTCTGCACAGTCCTTTGACGCAGATGATCTTTGTGAAATCCCAGCTAAAGCAATTGAGCTATCTGTTATTGCTACTAAAAAGACTGAAGAGTTACAAGCAGATTATTTTGTGACTGAATGTCttccacaaagcaaaaaaaaggtgACGTGCTACCAGTGTAGTCTATGTAAGTTTCTATCACCTTCTCTCTTAACACTACAAGAACATATAAAAGAACATGGGCAGAAAAATGAAGTGATATTAATGTGCTCAGAATGTCATTTTGCTTCCAAAAGCCAAGAAGAACTTGAATCCCACTTCCAAAATTACCATGAGAATGATGGTAAAAATAGTATCCAGACAAAAGTGCAGCAATGTGTAAATGTTGCAAGTTCATTTTTGCAAGGGCCAGTGGAAGGAAGTGTCAAATCAGGGACTGATCAGACAGGAAATCTGGAATGTAAAGATATAACTCAGTCTACTCATATGCCTGAAATGGGTAGGAGAAAATGGTACACTTACGAGCAGTATGGCATGTACCGGTGTTTAATTTGTCGGTATACCTGTGGTCAGCAAAGAATGTTGAAAACACACGCTTGGAAACATGCGGGTGAGGTTGATTGCTCCTATCCTatctttgaagaagaaaatgaaacgACCAGCTTGTCAGAGACAGTTGTAACTCACCCACCTCACAGCATGGATACAGTTgttctttctttggaaaacaatgAACTTGATATCCATAGTGAACCTTCTCTTCAACTTCAGATTTGCAATTCTGAGCAACTGTCATGTAAATCGCCAGTAGGAACAAATGTAAAAGAGGAAGAGATGTTAAATCAGTCTGTAGTGCATTCTCCTACTACAGAGGTTTTAGAGGAGACTGTATCAGATACAGAACAGGATAATATGATAACTGATAGCCTACTTTCATCAGCACAGAAAATCATCAATTGTAGTCCAAACAAAAAGGGTCATGTTAATGTAATAGTAGAGCGTTTGCCAGGTGCTGAAGAAAGTGTCTTACAAAAGCCTTTCTTGATTAACACTGATATTGAAacggaaaaaaaattaatctcagaGGAGTCCCATGTTACCTGTGAAGAACATGATGAAGTTTATCGTTCAGATGAAATTCAAGAAGTAATAATAGGATGGAATAATACTGAGAAGAAAGATAATGAATTGAGCTCTAACAAAAATGTAACAACTGATGAAAATGTGCCTCCTGCACGAAGAAGGACAAATTCAGAGTCTTTACGACTACACTCATTAGCTGCAGAAGCTCTTGTTACAATGCCTATCAGAGCTGCAGAACTAACAAGGTCTAGCTTCAGGACTCTGGCTGGAGAAGGTGCCGTGGATGCAGGTGCAGGACAGGGAGAAGCTGATGGCCCATGCGTGGCTCATTCTAAAGTGGTATCCTCACTTAAGAATCCTTCAGAGGAGTTCAGTGGCTTAAACCAAAGTGAATGTGCAATAGTTGAGATACAGAAAGAAAGGCCAGAGTTATCAGAAGCACCAATTAAAATGGGCATCAGTATGTCACTACTCACTGTCAttgaaaaactgaaggagaGGACAGATCAGAACGCTTCTGATgatgacattttgaaagaattaCAAGACAACGCACAATGCCAAAATGCAAACGATGCAAATATTCCTGGAAGTAACCTAGTAGAATATATACCTAATGTCGATCGACCCTACCGCTGTCGGCTCTGCCATTATAGCAGTGGTAATAAGGGCTACATAAAACAACACTTGAGAGTCCATCGTCAGAGGCAGCCGTACCAGTGTCCTATCTGTGAACACATTGCTGACAATAGTAAGGATTTAGAGAGCCACATGATCAACCACTGCAAAACAAGAATGTATCAGTGCAAGCAATGTGAAGAATCCTTTCATTATAAG AGTCAACTGCGAAATCATGAAAGAGAACAACACAGTCTTCCAGATATCTTTTCAACAGCTACATCTAACAAACTAATAGTTTCCAATGAAGTAGATGAAAGAGAAG GAAATAAGTCTTCAGTTCAGAAACTGTATAGATGTGATGTATGTGACTACACAAGCACAACTTATGTTGGTGTACGAAATCACAGACGAATTCATAACTCTGATAAGCCATATAG atgTTCTCTCTGTGGATATGTGTGTAGCCATCCTCCATCCCTGAAGTCTCATATGTGGAAACATGCAAGTGACCAAAATTATAACTATGAACAAGTGAACAAGGCTATTAATGATGCAATTTCACAAAGCAGCAG gtTTCAAGGACAGCTTCCTGACAAAACATTATTAGAAGGCACAGATGAAAGTACAGTACCTACACTAGGAAGTTCAGACAACTTGGTGTCTTTTACAGAGTCTATTAACCAGACTACGAAAGAACTTTCAGGttctgatgaaaatgaaaaacctaACTTGATGAATACCTCATGCAGTTTAGAAAAGAACTCCACTCTACCCCATCTTGGCACAGAATACTGTgttcttctcttctgctgctgtatttGTGGTTTTGAGTCTACCAACAAAGAAAATCTGCTCGATCATATGAAAGAACATGAGGGTGAAATCATAAACATCATTCTAAATAAGGACCACAGCACAACTCAGATCACAAACTAG
- the ZNF507 gene encoding zinc finger protein 507 isoform X1 has product MYRSYTFDNFHQLQASQINTSEGIMEEGSSVAVLMPNVGEQEAVLISETVIGPTLQNSEDQRKCKTDPLIHVIQKLSKIVESEKSQRCLLIGKKRPHPNASAQSFDADDLCEIPAKAIELSVIATKKTEELQADYFVTECLPQSKKKVTCYQCSLCKFLSPSLLTLQEHIKEHGQKNEVILMCSECHFASKSQEELESHFQNYHENDGKNSIQTKVQQCVNVASSFLQGPVEGSVKSGTDQTGNLECKDITQSTHMPEMGRRKWYTYEQYGMYRCLICRYTCGQQRMLKTHAWKHAGEVDCSYPIFEEENETTSLSETVVTHPPHSMDTVVLSLENNELDIHSEPSLQLQICNSEQLSCKSPVGTNVKEEEMLNQSVVHSPTTEVLEETVSDTEQDNMITDSLLSSAQKIINCSPNKKGHVNVIVERLPGAEESVLQKPFLINTDIETEKKLISEESHVTCEEHDEVYRSDEIQEVIIGWNNTEKKDNELSSNKNVTTDENVPPARRRTNSESLRLHSLAAEALVTMPIRAAELTRSSFRTLAGEGAVDAGAGQGEADGPCVAHSKVVSSLKNPSEEFSGLNQSECAIVEIQKERPELSEAPIKMGISMSLLTVIEKLKERTDQNASDDDILKELQDNAQCQNANDANIPGSNLVEYIPNVDRPYRCRLCHYSSGNKGYIKQHLRVHRQRQPYQCPICEHIADNSKDLESHMINHCKTRMYQCKQCEESFHYKSQLRNHEREQHSLPDIFSTATSNKLIVSNEVDEREGNKSSVQKLYRCDVCDYTSTTYVGVRNHRRIHNSDKPYRCRVCDFATTNMNSLKCHMRRHPQEHQAVQLMEQYKCSLCGYVCSHPPSLKSHMWKHASDQNYNYEQVNKAINDAISQSSRFQGQLPDKTLLEGTDESTVPTLGSSDNLVSFTESINQTTKELSGSDENEKPNLMNTSCSLEKNSTLPHLGTEYCVLLFCCCICGFESTNKENLLDHMKEHEGEIINIILNKDHSTTQITN; this is encoded by the exons ATGTACCGTAGTTACACATTTGATAACTTTCATCAGCTACAAGCATCCCAAATCAATACATCTGAAG GTAttatggaagaaggaagcaGTGTTGCAGTATTGATGCCAAATGTTGGGGAACAGGAGGCTGTGCTGATTTCTGAAACAGTCATCGGCCCAACACTGCAGAACAGTGAAGatcagagaaaatgtaaaactgaTCCACTAATCCATGTTATCCAGAAACTAAGCAAAATAGTTGAAAGTGAGAAGTCACAAAGATGCCTTTTAATAGGTAAAAAACGTCCCCATCCTAATGCTTCTGCACAGTCCTTTGACGCAGATGATCTTTGTGAAATCCCAGCTAAAGCAATTGAGCTATCTGTTATTGCTACTAAAAAGACTGAAGAGTTACAAGCAGATTATTTTGTGACTGAATGTCttccacaaagcaaaaaaaaggtgACGTGCTACCAGTGTAGTCTATGTAAGTTTCTATCACCTTCTCTCTTAACACTACAAGAACATATAAAAGAACATGGGCAGAAAAATGAAGTGATATTAATGTGCTCAGAATGTCATTTTGCTTCCAAAAGCCAAGAAGAACTTGAATCCCACTTCCAAAATTACCATGAGAATGATGGTAAAAATAGTATCCAGACAAAAGTGCAGCAATGTGTAAATGTTGCAAGTTCATTTTTGCAAGGGCCAGTGGAAGGAAGTGTCAAATCAGGGACTGATCAGACAGGAAATCTGGAATGTAAAGATATAACTCAGTCTACTCATATGCCTGAAATGGGTAGGAGAAAATGGTACACTTACGAGCAGTATGGCATGTACCGGTGTTTAATTTGTCGGTATACCTGTGGTCAGCAAAGAATGTTGAAAACACACGCTTGGAAACATGCGGGTGAGGTTGATTGCTCCTATCCTatctttgaagaagaaaatgaaacgACCAGCTTGTCAGAGACAGTTGTAACTCACCCACCTCACAGCATGGATACAGTTgttctttctttggaaaacaatgAACTTGATATCCATAGTGAACCTTCTCTTCAACTTCAGATTTGCAATTCTGAGCAACTGTCATGTAAATCGCCAGTAGGAACAAATGTAAAAGAGGAAGAGATGTTAAATCAGTCTGTAGTGCATTCTCCTACTACAGAGGTTTTAGAGGAGACTGTATCAGATACAGAACAGGATAATATGATAACTGATAGCCTACTTTCATCAGCACAGAAAATCATCAATTGTAGTCCAAACAAAAAGGGTCATGTTAATGTAATAGTAGAGCGTTTGCCAGGTGCTGAAGAAAGTGTCTTACAAAAGCCTTTCTTGATTAACACTGATATTGAAacggaaaaaaaattaatctcagaGGAGTCCCATGTTACCTGTGAAGAACATGATGAAGTTTATCGTTCAGATGAAATTCAAGAAGTAATAATAGGATGGAATAATACTGAGAAGAAAGATAATGAATTGAGCTCTAACAAAAATGTAACAACTGATGAAAATGTGCCTCCTGCACGAAGAAGGACAAATTCAGAGTCTTTACGACTACACTCATTAGCTGCAGAAGCTCTTGTTACAATGCCTATCAGAGCTGCAGAACTAACAAGGTCTAGCTTCAGGACTCTGGCTGGAGAAGGTGCCGTGGATGCAGGTGCAGGACAGGGAGAAGCTGATGGCCCATGCGTGGCTCATTCTAAAGTGGTATCCTCACTTAAGAATCCTTCAGAGGAGTTCAGTGGCTTAAACCAAAGTGAATGTGCAATAGTTGAGATACAGAAAGAAAGGCCAGAGTTATCAGAAGCACCAATTAAAATGGGCATCAGTATGTCACTACTCACTGTCAttgaaaaactgaaggagaGGACAGATCAGAACGCTTCTGATgatgacattttgaaagaattaCAAGACAACGCACAATGCCAAAATGCAAACGATGCAAATATTCCTGGAAGTAACCTAGTAGAATATATACCTAATGTCGATCGACCCTACCGCTGTCGGCTCTGCCATTATAGCAGTGGTAATAAGGGCTACATAAAACAACACTTGAGAGTCCATCGTCAGAGGCAGCCGTACCAGTGTCCTATCTGTGAACACATTGCTGACAATAGTAAGGATTTAGAGAGCCACATGATCAACCACTGCAAAACAAGAATGTATCAGTGCAAGCAATGTGAAGAATCCTTTCATTATAAG AGTCAACTGCGAAATCATGAAAGAGAACAACACAGTCTTCCAGATATCTTTTCAACAGCTACATCTAACAAACTAATAGTTTCCAATGAAGTAGATGAAAGAGAAG GAAATAAGTCTTCAGTTCAGAAACTGTATAGATGTGATGTATGTGACTACACAAGCACAACTTATGTTGGTGTACGAAATCACAGACGAATTCATAACTCTGATAAGCCATATAG ATGTCGAGTATGTGACTTCGCCACCACAAATATGAATAGCTTGAAATGCCATATGAGGCGCCACCCCCAGGAGCATCAGGCAGTGCAGCTAATGGAACAGTACAA atgTTCTCTCTGTGGATATGTGTGTAGCCATCCTCCATCCCTGAAGTCTCATATGTGGAAACATGCAAGTGACCAAAATTATAACTATGAACAAGTGAACAAGGCTATTAATGATGCAATTTCACAAAGCAGCAG gtTTCAAGGACAGCTTCCTGACAAAACATTATTAGAAGGCACAGATGAAAGTACAGTACCTACACTAGGAAGTTCAGACAACTTGGTGTCTTTTACAGAGTCTATTAACCAGACTACGAAAGAACTTTCAGGttctgatgaaaatgaaaaacctaACTTGATGAATACCTCATGCAGTTTAGAAAAGAACTCCACTCTACCCCATCTTGGCACAGAATACTGTgttcttctcttctgctgctgtatttGTGGTTTTGAGTCTACCAACAAAGAAAATCTGCTCGATCATATGAAAGAACATGAGGGTGAAATCATAAACATCATTCTAAATAAGGACCACAGCACAACTCAGATCACAAACTAG
- the ZNF507 gene encoding zinc finger protein 507 isoform X2 has protein sequence MEEGSSVAVLMPNVGEQEAVLISETVIGPTLQNSEDQRKCKTDPLIHVIQKLSKIVESEKSQRCLLIGKKRPHPNASAQSFDADDLCEIPAKAIELSVIATKKTEELQADYFVTECLPQSKKKVTCYQCSLCKFLSPSLLTLQEHIKEHGQKNEVILMCSECHFASKSQEELESHFQNYHENDGKNSIQTKVQQCVNVASSFLQGPVEGSVKSGTDQTGNLECKDITQSTHMPEMGRRKWYTYEQYGMYRCLICRYTCGQQRMLKTHAWKHAGEVDCSYPIFEEENETTSLSETVVTHPPHSMDTVVLSLENNELDIHSEPSLQLQICNSEQLSCKSPVGTNVKEEEMLNQSVVHSPTTEVLEETVSDTEQDNMITDSLLSSAQKIINCSPNKKGHVNVIVERLPGAEESVLQKPFLINTDIETEKKLISEESHVTCEEHDEVYRSDEIQEVIIGWNNTEKKDNELSSNKNVTTDENVPPARRRTNSESLRLHSLAAEALVTMPIRAAELTRSSFRTLAGEGAVDAGAGQGEADGPCVAHSKVVSSLKNPSEEFSGLNQSECAIVEIQKERPELSEAPIKMGISMSLLTVIEKLKERTDQNASDDDILKELQDNAQCQNANDANIPGSNLVEYIPNVDRPYRCRLCHYSSGNKGYIKQHLRVHRQRQPYQCPICEHIADNSKDLESHMINHCKTRMYQCKQCEESFHYKSQLRNHEREQHSLPDIFSTATSNKLIVSNEVDEREGNKSSVQKLYRCDVCDYTSTTYVGVRNHRRIHNSDKPYRCRVCDFATTNMNSLKCHMRRHPQEHQAVQLMEQYKCSLCGYVCSHPPSLKSHMWKHASDQNYNYEQVNKAINDAISQSSRFQGQLPDKTLLEGTDESTVPTLGSSDNLVSFTESINQTTKELSGSDENEKPNLMNTSCSLEKNSTLPHLGTEYCVLLFCCCICGFESTNKENLLDHMKEHEGEIINIILNKDHSTTQITN, from the exons atggaagaaggaagcaGTGTTGCAGTATTGATGCCAAATGTTGGGGAACAGGAGGCTGTGCTGATTTCTGAAACAGTCATCGGCCCAACACTGCAGAACAGTGAAGatcagagaaaatgtaaaactgaTCCACTAATCCATGTTATCCAGAAACTAAGCAAAATAGTTGAAAGTGAGAAGTCACAAAGATGCCTTTTAATAGGTAAAAAACGTCCCCATCCTAATGCTTCTGCACAGTCCTTTGACGCAGATGATCTTTGTGAAATCCCAGCTAAAGCAATTGAGCTATCTGTTATTGCTACTAAAAAGACTGAAGAGTTACAAGCAGATTATTTTGTGACTGAATGTCttccacaaagcaaaaaaaaggtgACGTGCTACCAGTGTAGTCTATGTAAGTTTCTATCACCTTCTCTCTTAACACTACAAGAACATATAAAAGAACATGGGCAGAAAAATGAAGTGATATTAATGTGCTCAGAATGTCATTTTGCTTCCAAAAGCCAAGAAGAACTTGAATCCCACTTCCAAAATTACCATGAGAATGATGGTAAAAATAGTATCCAGACAAAAGTGCAGCAATGTGTAAATGTTGCAAGTTCATTTTTGCAAGGGCCAGTGGAAGGAAGTGTCAAATCAGGGACTGATCAGACAGGAAATCTGGAATGTAAAGATATAACTCAGTCTACTCATATGCCTGAAATGGGTAGGAGAAAATGGTACACTTACGAGCAGTATGGCATGTACCGGTGTTTAATTTGTCGGTATACCTGTGGTCAGCAAAGAATGTTGAAAACACACGCTTGGAAACATGCGGGTGAGGTTGATTGCTCCTATCCTatctttgaagaagaaaatgaaacgACCAGCTTGTCAGAGACAGTTGTAACTCACCCACCTCACAGCATGGATACAGTTgttctttctttggaaaacaatgAACTTGATATCCATAGTGAACCTTCTCTTCAACTTCAGATTTGCAATTCTGAGCAACTGTCATGTAAATCGCCAGTAGGAACAAATGTAAAAGAGGAAGAGATGTTAAATCAGTCTGTAGTGCATTCTCCTACTACAGAGGTTTTAGAGGAGACTGTATCAGATACAGAACAGGATAATATGATAACTGATAGCCTACTTTCATCAGCACAGAAAATCATCAATTGTAGTCCAAACAAAAAGGGTCATGTTAATGTAATAGTAGAGCGTTTGCCAGGTGCTGAAGAAAGTGTCTTACAAAAGCCTTTCTTGATTAACACTGATATTGAAacggaaaaaaaattaatctcagaGGAGTCCCATGTTACCTGTGAAGAACATGATGAAGTTTATCGTTCAGATGAAATTCAAGAAGTAATAATAGGATGGAATAATACTGAGAAGAAAGATAATGAATTGAGCTCTAACAAAAATGTAACAACTGATGAAAATGTGCCTCCTGCACGAAGAAGGACAAATTCAGAGTCTTTACGACTACACTCATTAGCTGCAGAAGCTCTTGTTACAATGCCTATCAGAGCTGCAGAACTAACAAGGTCTAGCTTCAGGACTCTGGCTGGAGAAGGTGCCGTGGATGCAGGTGCAGGACAGGGAGAAGCTGATGGCCCATGCGTGGCTCATTCTAAAGTGGTATCCTCACTTAAGAATCCTTCAGAGGAGTTCAGTGGCTTAAACCAAAGTGAATGTGCAATAGTTGAGATACAGAAAGAAAGGCCAGAGTTATCAGAAGCACCAATTAAAATGGGCATCAGTATGTCACTACTCACTGTCAttgaaaaactgaaggagaGGACAGATCAGAACGCTTCTGATgatgacattttgaaagaattaCAAGACAACGCACAATGCCAAAATGCAAACGATGCAAATATTCCTGGAAGTAACCTAGTAGAATATATACCTAATGTCGATCGACCCTACCGCTGTCGGCTCTGCCATTATAGCAGTGGTAATAAGGGCTACATAAAACAACACTTGAGAGTCCATCGTCAGAGGCAGCCGTACCAGTGTCCTATCTGTGAACACATTGCTGACAATAGTAAGGATTTAGAGAGCCACATGATCAACCACTGCAAAACAAGAATGTATCAGTGCAAGCAATGTGAAGAATCCTTTCATTATAAG AGTCAACTGCGAAATCATGAAAGAGAACAACACAGTCTTCCAGATATCTTTTCAACAGCTACATCTAACAAACTAATAGTTTCCAATGAAGTAGATGAAAGAGAAG GAAATAAGTCTTCAGTTCAGAAACTGTATAGATGTGATGTATGTGACTACACAAGCACAACTTATGTTGGTGTACGAAATCACAGACGAATTCATAACTCTGATAAGCCATATAG ATGTCGAGTATGTGACTTCGCCACCACAAATATGAATAGCTTGAAATGCCATATGAGGCGCCACCCCCAGGAGCATCAGGCAGTGCAGCTAATGGAACAGTACAA atgTTCTCTCTGTGGATATGTGTGTAGCCATCCTCCATCCCTGAAGTCTCATATGTGGAAACATGCAAGTGACCAAAATTATAACTATGAACAAGTGAACAAGGCTATTAATGATGCAATTTCACAAAGCAGCAG gtTTCAAGGACAGCTTCCTGACAAAACATTATTAGAAGGCACAGATGAAAGTACAGTACCTACACTAGGAAGTTCAGACAACTTGGTGTCTTTTACAGAGTCTATTAACCAGACTACGAAAGAACTTTCAGGttctgatgaaaatgaaaaacctaACTTGATGAATACCTCATGCAGTTTAGAAAAGAACTCCACTCTACCCCATCTTGGCACAGAATACTGTgttcttctcttctgctgctgtatttGTGGTTTTGAGTCTACCAACAAAGAAAATCTGCTCGATCATATGAAAGAACATGAGGGTGAAATCATAAACATCATTCTAAATAAGGACCACAGCACAACTCAGATCACAAACTAG